The DNA sequence TTGATCCTAAAATTTCCAAACTCGGGCGGAAACTTAATTGTTTCTTCGATTAAAAATTTTTGCCGCCACTCAAACACTGGAAGTTTGCCTCACCATTTATTTATTGTTTTATTTGAATCGGCGAACCTCCGTTGTCGGTTTCTTAACGAATTAATTTCCAATTTTTTTAACGGCTCCGTTTCCTAGGTCAGTAAAAATTAATTTTCATATTCACATATTCACATATTCACTTATTCACCCAGTCACCCATTCACCCATTTACTCATTCACATATCTCCGTTAATCCATCGTCAACAAAATCTTGCCGATATGTTCGCTGCTTTCCATTAATCGGTGTGCTTCGGCGGCTTCTGCGAGGGGGAAGGTTTTGTAGATTATGGGATAGATTTCTTTTGAATGAAACATTGGCCAGATATTTTTTTCGACGTCTTTGGCAATCTGGGTTTTTACGTCGGCGGTTTGGGGTTTTAGAAAACTTCCGGTGAGGGTGAGATTCTTGGCCATTATGGTGCGCAGATTAATATTGACATCCATGCTTTTCATTCCGTTGATGTAACAAAGGCGGCCTTTTTTATTGAGGATGTCGAGATTTTTTTGGGTGTAATCTCCGCCAACCATATCTAAAATAACATCAATTTTCTCGTCTTTAAGAACTTCTTCGAAAGCCTCTTTTTTGTAGTTGATGACTTTGTCAACGCCCATTTTTTGGAGGAAATCGACCTTATCTTCACTTCCGGCGGTGGTGTAGGTTTTGCAGCCCCACGCTTTTGCCATTTGCAAACCCATGGTTCCGATACCGCTGGTTCCGCCGTGGATCAATAATTTTTCACCCGGTTGTAGTTTGCCCAAATGAAAGACGTTGAACCAAACCGTAAAAACCGTTTCTGGAATTGCAGCAGCGTCGGTTAAACTGATTCCTTCGGGGATGGGAAGACAGTGAGAACTATCGACTGTCACATATTCGGCATAACCGCCGTCTGAAATCAATGCGCAGACTTTGTCGCCGACTTTTTTATCTTTTACTGCGGAACCGATTTCTGTTATTTCGCCGGAAACTTCTAAGCCGGGAATTAAAGTGGTAGGCGAACCTTTGCCGTAAGTGTCTGTGTTTTTTCGCGTGATAATATCACTGCGATTGACTCCGGCGGCTTTTACTTTAATAAGAACCTGGTTTTCTGTCGGTATTGGTTTTGGAGTTTCCTGTAATTGTAAAACTTCCGGTCCACCGGATTTTGTAATGTGGATTGCTTTCATTTAGTTAATTTTTTATATAGAGCAGTTGTGGGAGTTTTAAACCACAAAAGTCACAAAAGTTTTATTTTGCACTATACTGTTTAAAGTTAATAAAAAACTATTTTAAACGACATTAGTTTAAGAAAAATAATACTTTTAAAAGTGCACAAAAGTTCTGAAAATCAAAGATTTTCAACTTCGTGATTTAATAGAATGCAAGTTTATAATAGCTGTAATTGTTGTTTTAAAATTGATTCTGCATTTTAGTTAATGCCTTAGTTTTAATTAAGGAATCACTTTATATACTGTACTGTCATTATTTCCAAAAACTTCCTTTTGAATGCGTTTTGCTAAATCGACCGTTTCCGTGATATTCGTGTTTGTTTCAAGGCTTAAATACGGGATTCTATCCAGTTTTTCTGTTTCAAACTTGATATTGTGTTTCGAAGCAAATTCTTCTAATGGTTCTAAGTAAGGAAGCTGAATCTTTTTAAGTGCCCTAAACTCTAAATTAAAATTCTGGTCATTCCTGACAAAAAAGAGACTGTCGTATCCATTTGCAGTGATTCCAATAAAATTAAAGTCTGTTTTTCCTTCCAAAACCCTATTGAGTTCTTCAGCTAACTCTTCCAATTGAATTTGCTTTGCAGTAAATCGATCTCTGCGTTTTTCGGTGCCAGCATTTGTAGTTAACGTCTTGAAGACTTTGATAATGGATTTAAATATATTCATATTTTTATTTCAGGGATAAATTGAATTGTAAAACTTTAGGTCAGCCGGATTTTGTGATATGGATGGCTTTCATTGCTTTCTTTTTTTTGGGAGTACTAAAGATAGAATATTTTGAAATGATAAAGGATGAAGTATTTTAACTTAGCACTCATCCCCTAAATCAAAGTCAACTATCAAAGGGGTATGATCACTGTATTCTATCCAATTGTCGAAAGTACCTACTTCTACATTTTTTACTTTAGCATACATTTCGTTTGATGCAAAACAATAGTCAATATGATAAGGTTTTGTGAGATTACGTTGGAGAAAAAATGTCGGATTTTTTTCTTCTCCTTGTTTCTGTTCAAAATATTTGTGATAAACGCTGTAGATTTCTTTCCTCAATAAACTTTCGACAACTGTTGAATGATTTCCAACTCTATGTTTTTTATCCCAAATTTTATTGCTGTTGAAATCTCCAGTTAATATTAAATTTTTATTATTTAATAGATGTTCGTAATAGTTTACTGCTTTCCAAACTTGCTCGATGTATTGTCCTTGAGGATCTTTTCGGTTATTTGCCCAAATTGCAAAAAGTATAAAATCAGTTTTGCCATTGGTCACCAAAATCGGAGCGACTAATTTTATGTCTGTATTATGATTATCAGTGAGTTGAAACGTGAAGTCACTGTATGAAAATATTCCCAGTCCTTTATTTTTATTTTCGCCAAACCATAGAAAATCTTTTGGACGCTCAGTATTTGAATTAAAAATCAGTTTGTTTGGATGCTCGCATTCTTGAATAACTAAAATATCTGGTTCCCTTGCAAGAATGAACTCTGCTTTTTTTCTAAATGCTCCTTGACAATTCCAAGTAATTAATTTCATTTTTAGGATAATTCATTATCAGTTAACATTCAATATCAATCTCAAATATACAAAACACTTGTATAAAATAATCCTAAATATTTCCTAACCTCGAAAAGAAAAACTTTCCTTTATTCTAGCCCCGGTTGCAGCGGCATCCTTTTTTTTGGGAGGGAATTTTGCGGCTGGGAAAAAAGATATAGCGGAAAACGGGACGGGTCTTCGAAAGAGGCGAAATCTTGGTGCTCCTAAAAATAGGAATAATTCCGTAATTTTGCAGCATGAACGTGAATTTAAATCAAGATACAATCTGTGCAATCGCCACGGCAAACGGAGTTGGAGCTATTGGAATTATAAGAATTTCGGGTAACGAGGCTTTTAAAATTGCAGCCAAAATTTTTGAAGGTAAGAATCTGGAGGAGGTGAAAACGCACACCATTCATTATGGTTTTATAAAAGATGAAACGGAAGTGATTGATGAAGTGATGGTTTCGGTCTTTAAAGCGCCGAAAACCTTTACGGCAGAAGATTCTGTGGAAATTTCTTTTCATGGTTCGCCGCATATTGCGAAGAAAATTCTGGAAGTTTTGGTGAAGAATGGGGCGCGACTGGCGAAAGCTGGGGAATTTACGATGCGTGCTTTTATGAACGGCAGAATTGATCTGGCGCAGGCGGAATCGATTGCTGATCTGATTGCTTCGGAAAATGAGGCGTCGCGGAAAGTGGCTTTGAATCAGTTGAAAGGGGGAATTACGAATGAGATTTCAATCCTTAGAAATGACTTGCTGAATTTTACGTCGCTGATTGAACTGGAACTGGATTTCGGGGAAGAGGATGTGGAATTTGCGGACCGCACCGCCATGAATAAACTGCTGCTCAACCTGCGCCATAAACTGAGCGCTTTAATTGAGAGTTTCCAATATGGAAATGCGTTGAAAAATGGAGTGGAAGTCGCCATTATCGGGAAACCGAACGCCGGAAAATCGACGCTTTTGAACGCTTTGTTGAAAGAGGAAAGAGCCATTGTTTCTGAAATTGCGGGTACGACGCGCGATACGATTGAGGAAGTGATTCATTTGAAAGGAACGGCTTTTCGGTTTGTGGATACGGCGGGACTTCGGGAAACGACGGATATCATTGAGAAAATTGGCGTGACGAAAGCGAAGGAGAAAATTGCTTCGGCGAAAGTGCTGTTGTATCTCTACGATGAGCAGGATTCTACGACTGAAGAAGTGATTGCTTTTGTGAAGGAATTCCACCGCGAGGATTTGAAAATTGTGCTGGTTCATAATAAAGTGGATCTGACCAACGACGAAACGCCAAACGAATTTGACGCTACTTTAAACCTGGAATTGTTTCCGGATTACTGTGATGAATTGTTGAGGATTTCCGCGAAAGATCAAACAGGAATTGAAGCCGTGAAAACGGTTTTGATTGATTACGTTGAGAATTTGAAAGATCAGGAAAGTAATGTGATTATTACGAATCAAAGGCATTTTGATGCGTTGCAGAAATCGTTGCAATCTGTTCTTCAGGTGGAGGAAGCGGTGAGTTCCGGGATTCATACCGAATTGTTGGCGTATGAGTTGAGAAATGCATTGGAGCAGTTGGGTGAGATTTCCGGGGAGTTTACGAATGATGAAGTGTTGGGGAATATTTTTTCTAAGTTTTGTATTGGAAAGTAATACCAACTCAATATATAAAAAGCCTCCAGATCATCATGTTCTGGAGGTTTTATTTTGGTTGAATATCATTGCTGTTGCTATTTCTTATAAAAAATGAATATTTCAAACATAATTTACATATTTTTGATCATCTAAATAATTTTCTAATCGATATCATTCCAAATATGAAAAACATCCTAATCGTCCTCATTGCCCTATTTACATTTTCTGGAGTCAAAGCTCAGGACAAAAAACTGAATGATATCAATGGTTTCGATACCTCCATTAAACCTGGTGATAACTTTTTTATGTTCGTTAACAAGAAATGGTATGACGCCACACCCATCCCTTCCACGCAAGCTGGAGTTGGTGCCTATATGTTTATGAACTTTCCCCAAAGAATTCGGTTGCAGGGAATTTTGGAGAATGTTTCGCAGAGTAAGCAACCTGCGGGAAGTATCGAGCAAAAGGTCGGAGATTTTTATGCGTCCGGAATGGATACGATCACCATTGACAAACGAGGTTATGATCCGATCAAGCCCACTTTAAAACGTATTGAAGCCATTAAAGATATTTCCTCTTTAATGAAATTTGTTGCGAATGAAATTAAAGTCGGCAATGGCTCAATCATGTCTTTTGGAGTTGGACCCGATGATAAAAACAGCAGTATTAACATCGCTCACAGCTACCAAACAGGAATCGGATTGCCGGATCGGGATTATTATTTTAAAGCAGATGCACCAACCGTTGCCATTCAAAATGCCTACAAAACCTACCTTTCTACATTGTTTCAATTGACAGGTACTGATGCAGCAACTTCTAAAAAGGATGCGGAGCTTGTTTATAATATCGACCAACAAATTGCGGCTTCCCATAAAACAAGAGTTGAACGTCGGGATGTTCATGCGAATTATAATTTGATGGCCATCTCAGATTTAGAAAAAAGCCAACCCAATATTGGCTGGACTGCTTTTCTAAAAAACTTGGGTGCTCAAACGGATTCCATTGATGTGGCTCAACCTGCCTATTATGACCAATTGAATTCTCTCTTAAAAACCGTTCCTCTTAAAAACTGGAAATTGTACCTGAAAGCAAAAACCATTAGAAACTATGCGGGTGATTTAAGTAAACCTTTTGTAGATGCCAGCTTTAATTTTAATAAAGTGATTTCGGGACAGGCTGTTCAAAAAACGCGTGGAGAATTGATGGCCACTGCGGTTGATAATTATTTGGGTGAAGCCCTGGGACAATTGTATGTGAAGAAATATTTTTCGGAAGCAGCAAAGAAACGGATGGCGGTTTTAGTGGATAATGTACAAAAGGCTTATGCAGCAAGGATTGACAAACTGGACTGGATGAGTGATTTGACCAAAGTAAAAGCGAAAGAAAAGCTGTTTGCCATCACCAAGAAAATAGGATATCCGGATCAATGGAAAGATTACAGCAATGTGAAAATTTCAAGAGGTACTTTTTTTGAAAATTTGATGAATGCTTCTGAGGCCGAATTTCAACTTGAAATTGCAAAATTAGGCAAGCAAGTTGATAAGTCGGAATGGTTTACAACGGTTCCTACTGTTACTGCTTATAACAATCCGTCTGCCAATGAAATTGTGTTTCCGGCGGGAATTTTACAAGCTCCTTACTTTGATAATGAGGCCGATGATGCTTTGAATTATGGCGGCATTGGAATGGTGATTGGGCACGAATTAACGCATACTTTTGATGACCAAGGTGCGCAATATGATAAAGAAGGAAATGTGAAAGATTGGTGGACCAAGGATGATTACACGCAGTTTAAATCAAGAATACAGCAAGTAATCAACCAGTATGATCAATTTACTGTTTTAGATAATTTACCTATTAATGGCGCGATGACGGTGGGCGAGAATACAGCAGATATTGCTGGAATCGCAGTAGCTTATGATGCTTTTAAAATGACAAAAGAAGGACAAAGCGCTACAAAAATTGATGGTTTGACGCCAGATCAAAGATTCTTTCTTTCTGTTGCTAAAATATGGAGAGTGAAGATGAAGGATGAATTTTTACGTTTGTGGATCGAAACCAATCCGCATTCCCCACCAAGCTGGAGAGTTAATGGTCCACTCATGAACAGCACTCCCTTTTATAATGCATTTGAGGTGAAGGAAGGCAATGAAATGTTTTTACCGGAAAAGGATCGCATTACGATTTGGTAAATGTTGAGGGCAAGAGCAAAGTAGGATAAGTTTAAATATTTGTAAAGCTTTAATGTTTTTCTGAAGTAAATTTTAGAATTACTTGCAGATATTTAAAAGTTAGTTGCTTCCTTACAATTGCCATTTTCAATAGGTCCAAAACCGATCATTTTTAAGTGCTTTTTCAATTGAAGTAAACTAAACTTAAATAATATTTTTGAAATATTATTTTGCTGTTGTTTCGCAAAATAACTTAGCCTATATTGAACTTCTTTTTATAGCATTTTAAGATTACCTTACTGAAATATGACAGTTACCGACCTAAAATACGATTATATCATTGCCGGCTCTGGGTGTGCTGGGTTAAGTTTGCTCTACCGATTGCTCATCGATCCTGTTTTACAATCAAAAAAAATCCTGGTGATTGATCGCGTTCAGAAAAATGAAAATGATCGAACCTGGTGTTTTTGGGAGGAAGGGAAAGGTCTTTTTGAATCGGTGGTCACGCATGACTGGAAATCTTTAATTTTTAAAAATGAAGACTTTACGCGGCAATTTGATCTGGAAAAGTACCGCTACAAAATGATACAGGGAAAAGATTTTTATGAGTTCGTCCTTTCGTATGCGGCCAATTTTGAAAATGTAACCTTTAAAAATGAAAATATAAAAGGAATTACGTCAGACAGTCTTGAAGTAACTGTAGAAACGGAGGAGAATAGCTATAAATCTGAATATTTATTC is a window from the Kaistella flava (ex Peng et al. 2021) genome containing:
- a CDS encoding endonuclease/exonuclease/phosphatase family protein; this translates as MKLITWNCQGAFRKKAEFILAREPDILVIQECEHPNKLIFNSNTERPKDFLWFGENKNKGLGIFSYSDFTFQLTDNHNTDIKLVAPILVTNGKTDFILFAIWANNRKDPQGQYIEQVWKAVNYYEHLLNNKNLILTGDFNSNKIWDKKHRVGNHSTVVESLLRKEIYSVYHKYFEQKQGEEKNPTFFLQRNLTKPYHIDYCFASNEMYAKVKNVEVGTFDNWIEYSDHTPLIVDFDLGDEC
- a CDS encoding M13 family metallopeptidase; the protein is MKNILIVLIALFTFSGVKAQDKKLNDINGFDTSIKPGDNFFMFVNKKWYDATPIPSTQAGVGAYMFMNFPQRIRLQGILENVSQSKQPAGSIEQKVGDFYASGMDTITIDKRGYDPIKPTLKRIEAIKDISSLMKFVANEIKVGNGSIMSFGVGPDDKNSSINIAHSYQTGIGLPDRDYYFKADAPTVAIQNAYKTYLSTLFQLTGTDAATSKKDAELVYNIDQQIAASHKTRVERRDVHANYNLMAISDLEKSQPNIGWTAFLKNLGAQTDSIDVAQPAYYDQLNSLLKTVPLKNWKLYLKAKTIRNYAGDLSKPFVDASFNFNKVISGQAVQKTRGELMATAVDNYLGEALGQLYVKKYFSEAAKKRMAVLVDNVQKAYAARIDKLDWMSDLTKVKAKEKLFAITKKIGYPDQWKDYSNVKISRGTFFENLMNASEAEFQLEIAKLGKQVDKSEWFTTVPTVTAYNNPSANEIVFPAGILQAPYFDNEADDALNYGGIGMVIGHELTHTFDDQGAQYDKEGNVKDWWTKDDYTQFKSRIQQVINQYDQFTVLDNLPINGAMTVGENTADIAGIAVAYDAFKMTKEGQSATKIDGLTPDQRFFLSVAKIWRVKMKDEFLRLWIETNPHSPPSWRVNGPLMNSTPFYNAFEVKEGNEMFLPEKDRITIW
- the mnmE gene encoding tRNA uridine-5-carboxymethylaminomethyl(34) synthesis GTPase MnmE, whose translation is MNVNLNQDTICAIATANGVGAIGIIRISGNEAFKIAAKIFEGKNLEEVKTHTIHYGFIKDETEVIDEVMVSVFKAPKTFTAEDSVEISFHGSPHIAKKILEVLVKNGARLAKAGEFTMRAFMNGRIDLAQAESIADLIASENEASRKVALNQLKGGITNEISILRNDLLNFTSLIELELDFGEEDVEFADRTAMNKLLLNLRHKLSALIESFQYGNALKNGVEVAIIGKPNAGKSTLLNALLKEERAIVSEIAGTTRDTIEEVIHLKGTAFRFVDTAGLRETTDIIEKIGVTKAKEKIASAKVLLYLYDEQDSTTEEVIAFVKEFHREDLKIVLVHNKVDLTNDETPNEFDATLNLELFPDYCDELLRISAKDQTGIEAVKTVLIDYVENLKDQESNVIITNQRHFDALQKSLQSVLQVEEAVSSGIHTELLAYELRNALEQLGEISGEFTNDEVLGNIFSKFCIGK
- a CDS encoding NAD(P)H-quinone oxidoreductase translates to MKAIHITKSGGPEVLQLQETPKPIPTENQVLIKVKAAGVNRSDIITRKNTDTYGKGSPTTLIPGLEVSGEITEIGSAVKDKKVGDKVCALISDGGYAEYVTVDSSHCLPIPEGISLTDAAAIPETVFTVWFNVFHLGKLQPGEKLLIHGGTSGIGTMGLQMAKAWGCKTYTTAGSEDKVDFLQKMGVDKVINYKKEAFEEVLKDEKIDVILDMVGGDYTQKNLDILNKKGRLCYINGMKSMDVNINLRTIMAKNLTLTGSFLKPQTADVKTQIAKDVEKNIWPMFHSKEIYPIIYKTFPLAEAAEAHRLMESSEHIGKILLTMD